In Thamnophis elegans isolate rThaEle1 chromosome 4, rThaEle1.pri, whole genome shotgun sequence, the following proteins share a genomic window:
- the LOC116507595 gene encoding dehydrogenase/reductase SDR family member 13-like, which yields MEAGEALGVAAALLLGLYALLYYNFGAATRCRNAVSLRGKTVLITGGNSGIGKATAVDLARRGARVILTCCDRVRGESAVYDIRRESGNSEVILMILDLKNLNSVRAFAQIFLKSEPRLDILINNAGVVKCGQTIDDFNQNFQVNHLAHFLLTYLLLDRLKRCAPSRVVIVASNMHSFGEIDFRTIHKPVEGMWQVIKSYSSSKLANILHARELANRLEGTNVTCYAVHPGFVQTEIAHSHPRWVIWLLRTVKPFLRGGKSGAQTSIYCATEEGIERLSGRYFVDCLPKVPWPQACDDQVAEKLWEFSELLLGLTTSDTEKQRRHFG from the exons ATGGAGGCGGGGGAGGCGCTGGGGGTGGCCGCGGCGCTGCTGCTGGGTCTCTACGCGCTGCTTTACTACAACTTCGGAGCGGCCACCCGGTGTCGGAACGCGGTCAGCCTGCGGGGCAAGACGGTGCTCATCACAG GTGGGAATAGTGGGATCGGGAAGGCCACGGCGGTGGATCTGGCCCGGAGAGGCGCCCGCGTCATTCTGACATGCTGCGACAGAGTGAGAGGAGAATCGGCTGTGTACGACATCAGACGG GAAAGTGGGAACTCGGAGGTGATCCTGATGATCCTGGATCTGAAAAACCTGAACTCCGTGCGAGCTTTTGCGCAGATCTTCTTAAAATCGGAGCCCCGTCTGGACATCCTCATCAACAACGCAG GAGTTGTTAAATGTGGCCAAACCATCGATGACTTTAACCAGAATTTCCAGGTCAACCACTTGGCCCACTTCCTGCTGACCTACCTGCTCCTGGACCGGCTGAAGCGCTGCGCCCCGAGCAGGGTCGTAATCGTGGCCTCGAATATGCATTCCTTTGGGGAAATCGACTTTCGGACCATCCACAAGCCGGTGGAAGGGATGTGGCAAGTGATAAAATCGTACAGCAGCAGCAAACTAGCCAACATTCTCCACGCAAGAGAGTTGGCCAACCGTCTGGAAGGAACCAACGTCACCTGCTACGCGGTTCATCCAG GATTTGTTCAAACCGAAATTGCTCACTCCCATCCCCGTTGGGTAATTTGGCTGCTGCGGACCGTCAAACCGTTCCTCCGAGGTGGGAAAAGTGGTGCCCAGACCTCCATCTACTGCGCCACCGAGGAGGGAATCGAGAGGCTGAGCGGGAGGTATTTCGTGGACTGCCTGCCGAAGGTGCCCTGGCCACAAGCCTGCGATGACCAGGTGGCCGAGAAGCTCTGGGAATTCAGTGAGTTGCTGCTGGGACTGACCACTTCAGACACGGAAAAACAGAGGCGGCATTTTGGGTAA